A single window of Intrasporangium calvum DSM 43043 DNA harbors:
- a CDS encoding response regulator transcription factor, which yields MPNSSRAATTSPRALVVDDEPSLVRVVVGYLQAGGFEVDSAPDGPTALDLARRTDPDVIVLDVGLPGMDGIEVCRTLRTFTDAYVVMLTARADEVDMLIGLAVGADDYITKPFSPRELMARVQTVLRRPRQSAADRPGAAARGSGEEAARVFGALVIDVLAREVSLGGQPVELTRTEFDLLDTLSERPRVAFSRSLLLERIWGGGAWAGDEHLVDVHIGRLRRKLGDDAREAKYIRTIRGIGYRMGEG from the coding sequence ATGCCGAACTCCTCGCGGGCAGCCACCACGTCGCCACGCGCCCTCGTCGTCGATGACGAGCCAAGTCTCGTCCGGGTCGTCGTGGGCTACCTGCAGGCGGGCGGCTTCGAGGTTGACAGTGCTCCCGACGGCCCGACGGCTCTGGACCTCGCCCGGCGGACCGATCCCGACGTCATCGTCCTGGACGTCGGACTGCCGGGCATGGATGGGATTGAGGTCTGCCGCACGCTCCGAACGTTCACGGACGCCTACGTCGTGATGTTGACCGCCCGCGCCGACGAGGTTGACATGCTGATCGGGCTTGCCGTCGGCGCCGACGACTACATCACCAAGCCGTTTTCTCCCCGCGAGTTGATGGCCCGGGTCCAGACCGTCCTGCGCCGTCCGCGGCAGTCGGCTGCCGACCGTCCTGGTGCTGCGGCCAGGGGGTCGGGGGAGGAGGCAGCGCGGGTGTTCGGCGCCCTCGTCATCGACGTCCTGGCCCGTGAGGTCAGCCTCGGCGGGCAGCCGGTTGAGCTGACGAGGACCGAGTTCGACCTGCTCGACACATTGAGTGAAAGGCCCCGGGTCGCGTTCTCTCGATCGCTGCTGCTCGAGCGAATCTGGGGTGGCGGCGCGTGGGCGGGGGACGAGCACCTGGTCGACGTGCACATCGGGCGCCTGCGTCGCAAGCTGGGAGACGACGCGCGGGAGGCGAAGTACATTCGGACGATCCGGGGTATCGGTTACCGCATGGGGGAAGGATGA
- a CDS encoding SHOCT domain-containing protein codes for MMGWYGSGMGFAGWFFMGLFWLVLLGVIIWAVVRLLPSRQHPTGGTSVTETPEEILDRRFARGEIDAETYRAQREVLAESRGRRQDRA; via the coding sequence ATGATGGGTTGGTACGGATCCGGGATGGGTTTTGCGGGATGGTTCTTCATGGGCCTGTTCTGGCTCGTGCTCCTCGGCGTGATCATCTGGGCGGTGGTCCGACTCCTTCCGTCACGCCAGCACCCAACGGGCGGCACGAGCGTCACCGAGACGCCTGAGGAGATCCTGGATCGCCGCTTCGCTCGCGGCGAGATCGACGCCGAGACCTATCGGGCGCAGCGAGAGGTGCTGGCGGAATCCCGCGGTCGGCGGCAGGACCGGGCATGA